The Osmia bicornis bicornis unplaced genomic scaffold, iOsmBic2.1, whole genome shotgun sequence genome window below encodes:
- the LOC123989048 gene encoding uncharacterized protein LOC123989048 has protein sequence MVPTALKRLITVQYTLLAEIELSSSRLRDKDRSTFNRHIIASRIESRQEIWKDVRSAHADISIRDEAEGDAYLTDNVIGRLQSTYEDTLDFLLTVQAELEAAEQPALPTGPPNASSSLTLEHRAAKLPKLDLPTFSGQYEDWENFCDLFTSLVHNAPSLADASRLQYLKTCLKGAAADLVKDVTTTNANYSATWQALKARFHNPRLIVFKHLRALLDMPNLKKESATKLRSFADEAQRIVRALTNLQMPVGHWDIWFVYILAARLDSDSQKAWETELSVRDRRMVLDSVAELGDVNPLDRFPKFADLSEFLEKRVQALSMVASNSIKPEKGPSAIPKTVLGSRRVFHAVSSQPSVDGKPKCPLCTGAHWLAKCYKFQAKRPFDRRREVRRLQLCYNCFGRHRVSDCRSSFRCTQCKERHHSMIHLVQASGSQSKEKDSVESQGSNDGKPSTSSGVNVHTARVLSRRYTVLLATAQLTLEGPHGARTRVRALLDQGSQGSFISESVANLLGLRKRRVDVPLMGLGAKSAGTACLATSFKICSLVDPLFQLETEALILPKLTSQLPVRHIMELDLGSFAGLSLADPQFYIPGSVDVIFGADIYGQLLRSGLRSFPPSSLIAQETVLGRIVSGPVRSDGSRRAVHHLAAPLHMLHCTAEHDLDESLQRFWNLEDLPAATSLKPLDEACERLFRESHGRNADGRFIVRLPLKSEPPAVGPETRRMAIGSLAHMYRRFDRDSRLASAYREFMSVYESLGHMERVPASELVNSRAWYLPHHAVVQSTPSKWKIRVVFDASRKTREGQCLNDFLLPGPALQRDLSLILLNWRRYRFVFTADVVKMFRQICVARVDQDLQRIVWAPSSSETPVEYRLTTVTYGTACAPYLAIRTLLQLAEDEKSRFPLGAQCLIYNTYVDDTFSGADELAVAVRIRRELIDLLKSAGVELDKWAANHADLLPGNTQQSGTEDSKSIGIDESVKTLGVQWNPNRDEFRFTTLDFKGLTGAVTKRSVLSNIARLFDPLGWLAPITITAKILMQDLWILKIGWDSVLPLDVQDRWRDYCSSLSILPALSISRWLGASCDSGSQIHGFSDASSRAYAAAIYIRIHEGNGRFRVSLLSAKSKVAPVKTVSIPNLELCGAVLLVKLLCHVRKLDFLQNLPVFTWSDSQIVLTWLRKHPCHWKTFVANRVSFIQTELPGAIWAHVPTNENPADLATHGSKPVDLIHANLWWHGPDWLAMPEEHWPKAPLAPQVLHVEATPSDPEILCKFSTLTRLTRVVAFCLRPLVSLRRRKDNLSKLPDFLTTSELSAARIAIVKLAQAHAFDSEIKLLQMGKSLPKRNPLLSLNPFVDKMDGALRVGGRLANSSLSHDRKHPPILPRRSPLSRLFVRHAHRSCLHGGPTLTMNTVLQYAWILGRTRLVKTEIRQCVTCQRVKPRLAWQMMGNLPATRITPARLFSSAGLDYAGPFQ, from the coding sequence ATGGTGCCTACCGCTTTGAAAAGGCTCATTACGGTGCAGTACACGTTATTAGCAGAAATCGAGTTGTCGAGCTCTCGATTAAGAGACAAAGATCGCAGCACTTTTAATCGACATATTATAGCTTCGCGAATCGAGTCCCGACAGGAAATCTGGAAGGATGTGCGTAGCGCGCATGCTGATATTTCAATTCGTGATGAGGCGGAGGGCGACGCGTATCTTACGGATAATGTGATTGGCCGCTTGCAATCGACATACGAAGATACGCTTGATTTTTTGTTGACTGTACAAGCGGAATTGGAGGCTGCAGAGCAGCCTGCCTTGCCGACCGGGCCACCGAACGCTAGCTCTTCTTTAACACTCGAGCACCGCGCGGCTAAACTTCCCAAATTAGATTTGCCTACGTTTTCCGGTCAATACGAGGACTGGGAAAATTTCTGTGATTTGTTCACTAGCTTAGTACACAATGCACCCAGCTTGGCTGATGCAAGCAGGttgcaatatttaaaaacttgTTTAAAGGGGGCGGCTGCGGATCTCGTTAAAGATGTGACGACTACGAACGCGAATTATTCGGCGACGTGGCAAGCTTTGAAGGCGCGTTTTCACAATCCGCGTTTGATTGTGTTCAAACATTTAAGGGCACTTTTGGATATgccaaatttgaaaaaagaatcCGCAACAAAGTTGCGTTCATTTGCTGACGAAGCTCAGCGTATAGTACGGGCGTTAACAAATTTGCAAATGCCAGTAGGGCATTGGGATATTTGGTTTGTTTATATCCTAGCGGCTCGTCTGGACTCCGATTCTCAAAAAGCGTGGGAGACGGAATTAAGTGTTAGGGATCGTCGTATGGTTTTAGATAGCGTCGCGGAATTGGGGGACGTAAACCCTTTAGATCGATTTCCGAAATTCGCGGATTTATCCGAGTTTTTAGAAAAACGCGTTCAGGCGCTCAGTATGGTCGCTTCAAATAGTATTAAACCGGAAAAAGGGCCTTCAGCTATACCTAAGACTGTACTGGGCTCGCGACGGGTATTCCATGCTGTTTCGTCTCAACCTTCAGTTGATGGGAAACCGAAGTGTCCCTTGTGTACTGGAGCGCACTGGTTAGCCAAGTGCTATAAATTCCAGGCCAAGAGACCTTTCGACCGCCGTAGAGAGGTACGCCGGTTACAACTCTGTTACAATTGTTTTGGCCGTCATAGGGTGTCCGACTGTCGTTCGTCTTTCCGTTGCACGCAATGCAAGGAAAGGCACCATAGTATGATTCATTTGGTACAGGCCAGCGGTTCTCAGTCAAAGGAAAAAGATTCGGTTGAGTCACAGGGTTCAAACGACGGGAAACCCTCTACGTCCTCGGGTGTTAATGTGCACACTGCACGTGTTCTTTCGCGTAGGTATACGGTGCTGTTAGCAACTGCTCAGTTAACGTTGGAAGGGCCACACGGGGCGCGGACCCGTGTGCGGGCTTTGCTAGATCAGGGATCTCAAGGTTCGTTTATATCCGAATCAGTTGCTAACCTTCTAGGTTTACGAAAGCGTCGCGTTGATGTTCCGTTAATGGGTCTCGGTGCGAAGTCTGCCGGCACTGCCTGTCTGGCTACGAGTTTTAAAATATGTTCGTTAGTTGACCCGTTGTTTCAACTCGAAACGGAAGCGTTGATCCTGCCGAAACTCACGTCGCAGCTTCCGGTTCGACACATCATGGAGTTGGATCTCGGGTCGTTCGCGGGGTTGTCTTTGGCGGACCCACAATTTTATATTCCGGGATCGGTCGACGTTATTTTTGGTGCAGACATTTATGGACAATTGTTGCGTTCGGGACTGCGTAGTTTTCCTCCCTCGTCCCTGATTGCGCAGGAGACGGTCCTTGGTCGGATTGTCTCCGGCCCTGTACGTTCGGACGGTTCACGGCGGGCGGTCCACCATTTAGCCGCGCCACTTCACATGTTGCATTGTACCGCGGAGCATGACCTAGACGAGTCGCTACAGCGGTTTTGGAACCTCGAAGATTTACCAGCGGCCACGTCGCTGAAACCATTAGACGAAGCGTGCGAAAGATTGTTTCGAGAGTCACACGGTCGTAATGCAGACGGTCGGTTTATTGTACGTCTTCCGTTAAAATCTGAGCCGCCAGCGGTTGGTCCGGAAACCAGACGTATGGCTATCGGCTCTCTTGCACATATGTATCGCCGGTTTGATCGCGATTCTAGACTTGCATCGGCATACCGCGAATTTATGTCCGTTTATGAAAGTTTAGGACATATGGAGCGTGTTCCCGCGTCGGAGCTTGTTAATTCGCGTGCATGGTACCTTCCACATCATGCGGTCGTGCAATCGACGCCGTCAAAGTGGAAGATTAGAGTAGTTTTTGATGCGTCGCGAAAGACTCGCGAAGGTCAATGtttaaatgattttcttttgcCGGGACCTGCTCTTCAGCGTGATCTCTCGTTGATCTTATTAAATTGGCGACGGTATCGTTTTGTGTTTACGGCGGACGTTGTTAAAATGTTTAGGCAAATTTGCGTCGCGCGCGTTGATCAAGATTTGCAAAGAATAGTATGGGCTCCTAGCTCGTCGGAGACGCCGGTGGAATACCGGTTGACAACCGTGACTTATGGGACGGCGTGTGCTCCCTATCTCGCGATTCGTACGCTTCTACAATTAGCGGAGGATGAAAAATCGCGCTTCCCTCTCGGTGCCCAGTGTTTAATATACAATACGTATGTGGACGATACGTTTTCGGGCGCGGACGAGCTCGCCGTCGCGGTGCGCATCCGACGGGAGCTCATTGACCTTTTAAAATCGGCGGGCGTTGAGTTAGATAAATGGGCCGCGAATCATGCTGATTTGCTGCCGGGCAATACACAGCAATCTGGGACGGAAGACTCAAAATCAATAGGTATCGATGAGTCTGTCAAAACTTTAGGGGTTCAGTGGAATCCAAATCGGGATGAATTTCGTTTCACTACGTTAGATTTTAAAGGCTTAACCGGAGCAGTGACCAAGCGGTCTGTTCTCTCCAATATTGCGCGCTTGTTTGATCCGCTGGGGTGGTTGGCTCCGATTACGATAACCGCCAAGATTTTGATGCAGGATCTTTGGATTCTAAAGATTGGATGGGACTCTGTTCTACCACTAGATGTGCAGGATAGATGGCGTGATTATTGTAGCTCCCTTTCAATTTTGCCTGCCTTGTCAATTAGTCGATGGTTGGGAGCCTCTTGCGACTCGGGTTCGCAGATTCATGGGTTCTCAGACGCCTCATCTCGTGCTTATGCTGCAGCAATTTATATTAGAATTCATGAGGGAAATGGTCGGTTTCGAGTTTCTCTGCTATCCGCGAAAAGTAAAGTTGCTCCTGTGAAAACAGTGAGCATTCCTAATTTAGAGTTGTGTGGGGCCGTATTACTTGTCAAGCTTCTTTGTCATGTTCGTAAACTAGATTTTTTACAGAATTTGCCTGTTTTTACTTGGTCTGACAGTCAAATTGTTTTGACTTGGCTTCGCAAACATCCATGCCATTGGAAAACTTTTGTGGCGAACCGTGTATCGTTCATCCAGACCGAGTTACCGGGTGCTATATGGGCGCATGTGCCCACGAATGAGAATCCCGCAGATTTGGCTACACATGGTAGTAAGCCTGTAGACTTGATACATGCAAACCTGTGGTGGCATGGGCCTGATTGGCTTGCGATGCCCGAGGAGCACTGGCCGAAAGCGCCGCTAGCTCCGCAGGTCTTGCATGTTGAAGCGACTCCGAGTGATCCGGAGATTTTGTGTAAATTTTCTACGTTGACTCGGTTAACTCGTGTTGTGGCTTTTTGTTTACGTCCATTGGTTAGTTTGCGAAGGCGCAAGGACAATCTTTCTAAATTACCTGATTTTTTGACCACATCAGAATTGTCTGCAGCACGAATTGCAATAGTGAAGTTGGCTCAGGCGCATGCTTTTGATtcagaaattaaattgttacAGATGGGGAAAAGTTTACCGAAGCGTAACCCTTTGCTTAGTTTAAATCCGTTTGTGGACAAGATGGACGGTGCTCTGCGCGTTGGGGGTCGTCTAGCAAATTCGAGTTTGTCTCACGATCGCAAGCATCCACCTATTTTACCGCGTCGTTCTCCACTTAGTCGTTTGTTTGTTCGGCACGCGCATCGTTCCTGTCTTCACGGTGGACCTACACTCACGATGAATACGGTTTTACAATATGCATGGATTCTCGGTAGGACCCGTCTGGTCAAAACGGAGATTCGACAATGTGTCACTTGTCAACGCGTCAAGCCACGTTTGGCCTGGCAAATGATGGGCAATCTGCCTGCCACGCGGATTACACCAGCTCGACTGTTTTCTTCCGCCGGTTTAGATTATGCTGGACCTTTTCAG